AGTCCCCGATCCTCCATGTGGATTACCAATCCGCAAAAATGTCGGGGTCGTTCGACGTCGATCCAAAGGATCAGGCTTCGTATGACGGAAAGAATGACTATGCTGCAGTTGGTGCGGTCATTCCGCTCAGCGACGCAGTCGATTGCGACGTCGGCGTGCAAAAGAATACGCAAGAGAACAGTGTTGCTCCCGGTTACGAGCTGGGATTCTCGTATCAGAATTCCGACGGTCTTGTAACAGTGACGGTGAAGGATCTCCCCCGGCTGCAGTTCCTTGCTCTCAACATTGCGGGAATCGGCGGAATTCTTCCTCTCGACTACGTGCAAAAAGGGGGCGAGGTTGATTTTAGTGCGCCGGTCGGAAATATGTCGTTTCTCATCAACGGCCACTATGACTACCTCTCCCCCCTTTCTGAATTCACGCGGAGCAGCGATTCTCACTTTACGCCCGACGGAAATACCCGGGGTTTGGCCGTCTCAGTCCTCCTCGATCTTTCACAACACATGAGCGCGCTTTGCTCGTACGGAATGGAAGCAGTTGAAGCGAGCGGAAATTTTTACAGCCAGGCATCGTCGTACGGGGCGCTGAATTCTTTCTTGTTCGAGGATGATTTTTTCCAGACGGGCGTGCGATATGCAGCGGGTTCAATCGAACTGCTTTCGGATATCAAGTGGTCGGTGATCAGCGGAGCGGCAACAGGTTTCGCCGAGAGTTGGCCGTTCGTCAGCATTACGCAATCGTCGTTATCGCAAGGACGATTTGACGGCAGCGGAAATATCCGGATGCTGCAGGAACATGCAGGCGCGACTTTTTCCGTCCTGGAGAATCTCCGTATGGGAATTGGCGTGAACGTTGTTGAGCTTACTCCAAATCTGCACATGGAGACATGGCAGACAATGTTCCTCTCGATCGGAGAAAAAGACCTGCAGACAATGGCTTTCCCCTACCGTGAAATTGACGGGATGATCCTCAGCGGAGGCCTCACAGGGAAGATCGGGGGGATTGGATTGACGTATTCTTTTTCGCAGATAGTTCCGCTGAGGGTCGAGGGTGCGTCGAATTCAAATCCTGTGGTCGTCCACGGACCATTTTCAGCATCCCGTACAACCCACAGCTCGGGAGGACAATTTCATCAGATAGCAATCCTATTCTTTTTATGAAGCAATGCAATCATTTCCTCATGGTTGAAATTGTCTCAAAAACTCCGTACCTAGCCTGTCGGCAGACCTCTTCGGCATATCTCGCTCAGTCACATTATTCCGAATGGTTCAATGGGAATTCGACACGCCGTCCTACCGGTCTGCTGGAGGAGGAGACTGCATGATATCGCGGCGCGATTTTATCAGGACATCTGCTTTGGCCGGGGGCGCTGTATTCCTTAATATCCACAAAAGCTGGGGGCATCCTTCGACCTCGGAATTTTTTGCCCTCAATGATTTTGTCCAAACCCATCCTGATGCAGTTTTCATCCTGAAGACGAACGTCGACGAGAAAACCGATACGTCCGCCCTCTTCGATGTCGGCCAGAAACTGGGTTCAACGCTTTTTGTGAGCACGCCCGACCCTTCCGATGCATTCCCCATTACGACAGACATCCTTATTAAGCCGAATATCACAGCATGGGCGTGGGATATTCCGCCCATCGAACAAACAATGGGGATACAAACGGACCCTTACTTCGTCGAGGGAATGATCAACAGTCTTACGCATCTTGGCGCTACCGGTAAAAATTTATTCATCCGCGAAGCCAATTATGACAGTTCACGTGTCGACGGAAAGTGGTACAGCGACCTTGCCGTACGAACCGGAATCGACCTGAAAGTTTTCGATACAGTGCAGAACCTCCCCCCCGCAGACCTTCAGTGGGTCGATGTTCCGAACGGAGTATGGTACAATAAGATCCCCTATCTCTCCCCGGTCAATACTCTTGGTTCCTGCCTGGTGAATATCGCGAAGTTCAAATCTCATTCCATGGGGATGACGCTTTGCTCGAAAAATATCCAAGGCACGAACGCTCGTCCGTATGTCGCTCATTGTACTGCATGGGGAACCGCGATGGCGGGAGTGGACCCGATTCACGTTGTCCCCGATGCGTTCACAGCCATCAAATCCAATTATGACCGGCACGTAGCGGCGGGTATTCCCCGCTGGGATCTCCCAGGTACCGCGAGCGGCGGACTCTGGATGGAGACGCATACGGCGCGGTGCCTGGACAATAACTCGGTGTTGCAGCCGCTCATCAACATTATCGAAGGGGTGTACGGAAGAGAGGGTCCCTTTGTCTCGGGACCTGCCGATAACAACGGTTATGGCCGCGACATCATGACGAACGTTGTGATCTTTGGAAAGAACGCGCGGCACGTCGACGCCATCGGGACATATCTTGCAGGTCATGAGCCGGGCAATTTCGGGTTCTTCCACATCGCCGTCGAGCGCGGGCTGTCAAAATATCTCGATCCAAGCGCCATTCCTTTGTACGAATGGAAGCTGGACGGTTCGGCGACCTTGACGCCGTTGAACGATTTTCCGCGCACACCGATCAGGACGCTGTATCTGCAGAAAGCCGGCGAAGCTCAGTATCATATGGTCAATGAACCGTACGACTACTCCGGTGCGACCGTTGTCGCCTCTAAGAAACCCGACAGACCCGATGTCTTTCATATCTCCCAGAATTTTCCAAACCCCTTCAACCCTTCCACCTCGATTCAGTATTACATTCCGAAGGCCGGTAATGTGAAGATAGAGATCTTCGACGTCCGAGGATCGGTCGTCGATGTTTTAGTCGACGGCTATGCGCTTGCCGGGGATCATGTTGCTGTTTGGAATTCGCGCGCGAAAGCTTCGGGGATGTATTTCTACCGCCTCCTCTATGAAGGGTACACACAGACGAAACAGATGGTTCTTTTGAAATAGGGCTTCCCAACTGAGGGACAGTAGTTCTGCATCGGAGATTCCGCGAGGGAGCTTTACCGGTCGACACCTTCAGAAATGGCAGCATTTCACGCGAGACTCCGG
This genomic window from Bacteroidota bacterium contains:
- a CDS encoding DUF362 domain-containing protein, which gives rise to MISRRDFIRTSALAGGAVFLNIHKSWGHPSTSEFFALNDFVQTHPDAVFILKTNVDEKTDTSALFDVGQKLGSTLFVSTPDPSDAFPITTDILIKPNITAWAWDIPPIEQTMGIQTDPYFVEGMINSLTHLGATGKNLFIREANYDSSRVDGKWYSDLAVRTGIDLKVFDTVQNLPPADLQWVDVPNGVWYNKIPYLSPVNTLGSCLVNIAKFKSHSMGMTLCSKNIQGTNARPYVAHCTAWGTAMAGVDPIHVVPDAFTAIKSNYDRHVAAGIPRWDLPGTASGGLWMETHTARCLDNNSVLQPLINIIEGVYGREGPFVSGPADNNGYGRDIMTNVVIFGKNARHVDAIGTYLAGHEPGNFGFFHIAVERGLSKYLDPSAIPLYEWKLDGSATLTPLNDFPRTPIRTLYLQKAGEAQYHMVNEPYDYSGATVVASKKPDRPDVFHISQNFPNPFNPSTSIQYYIPKAGNVKIEIFDVRGSVVDVLVDGYALAGDHVAVWNSRAKASGMYFYRLLYEGYTQTKQMVLLK